A region of Neotabrizicola shimadae DNA encodes the following proteins:
- a CDS encoding virB8 family protein has translation MEAHGFDVDLVLEPRLSARRAWIVASAAGGLCLILATALVLVLPLRETQVFTVLVDRQTGDAENILQVAPTGIEDQEALKQSLLVAYVSDREGYFLAGIQARLESVQRRSTGGAEESLRLLWSKGGGNSAYPPDVYGPGAEVTVTVRRITFLSPNVAQIRFLKTLRKTKQEPVTQPFVATVEFAFEPKTERSLAHVWENPLGFTVSAYRVDAETLETNP, from the coding sequence ATGGAGGCGCATGGATTTGATGTCGATCTCGTTCTGGAGCCCCGTCTCTCGGCCAGGCGCGCCTGGATCGTCGCGAGTGCCGCAGGCGGGCTGTGCCTGATCCTTGCAACCGCACTGGTCCTCGTTCTGCCTTTGCGTGAAACACAGGTCTTCACTGTCCTCGTTGATCGGCAGACAGGTGACGCCGAAAACATCCTGCAGGTCGCCCCGACCGGGATCGAGGACCAGGAAGCGCTGAAACAAAGCCTCCTTGTGGCTTACGTCTCCGACCGCGAGGGCTATTTCCTTGCAGGCATTCAGGCCCGGCTTGAGAGCGTCCAGCGGCGTTCGACTGGAGGCGCCGAGGAAAGTCTGCGGCTTCTTTGGTCGAAGGGCGGCGGCAATTCTGCCTACCCGCCCGATGTCTACGGCCCCGGTGCGGAGGTTACGGTGACCGTGCGCCGGATCACCTTCCTTTCCCCGAACGTCGCCCAGATCCGTTTCCTGAAAACCCTGCGCAAGACGAAGCAGGAGCCGGTGACCCAGCCCTTCGTCGCCACGGTCGAGTTCGCCTTCGAGCCAAAGACCGAACGCTCCCTTGCGCATGTCTGGGAAAACCCACTCGGCTTCACCGTCTCAGCCTACCGAGTCGATGCCGAAACCCTGGAGACCAATCCATGA
- a CDS encoding type IV secretion system protein: protein MHRNLTAATAALCFSLLGSAAFAQGVPVIDGTNLAKNIEQLQAALRDAENQIAQIEELKKQVETGLEQLTNLEGILGSISGLNEIASLYNSVEDLRSRAAKITDLSGFQDALTIGDFDGLLDSLLDGDVTMGDKMAAEYMRDTLEGAGLTSETLAGLSSSANPQDKLIATTAATSATAMGVAQLSYEEAAQSLARIDGLVAEIANQEGLKESIDLNTRMAAETNYMLGQMWRLNAAAGLAAGQTGVNWAAEQAKEKSFFDYSGAE from the coding sequence ATGCACCGTAACCTCACGGCCGCAACAGCGGCGCTGTGCTTTTCTCTTCTCGGGTCAGCAGCCTTTGCGCAGGGCGTGCCTGTCATCGACGGCACCAACCTCGCCAAGAACATCGAGCAGCTGCAAGCAGCGCTCCGCGATGCGGAGAACCAGATCGCGCAGATCGAAGAGTTGAAGAAGCAAGTCGAGACCGGTCTCGAGCAGCTGACCAACCTCGAAGGCATCCTCGGGTCGATCTCGGGCCTGAACGAGATCGCGAGCCTCTACAATTCGGTAGAGGACCTGCGCTCGCGGGCGGCCAAGATCACCGATCTCTCCGGTTTCCAGGATGCGCTGACGATCGGGGATTTCGACGGGCTTCTGGACAGCCTGCTCGATGGCGACGTGACCATGGGCGACAAGATGGCCGCCGAATACATGCGCGACACGCTGGAAGGGGCCGGTTTAACCTCGGAGACGCTGGCCGGGCTGTCGTCCTCCGCCAATCCGCAGGACAAGCTCATCGCGACGACCGCGGCCACGAGTGCCACGGCCATGGGCGTGGCGCAGCTCTCCTATGAGGAAGCCGCCCAAAGCCTCGCGCGGATCGACGGTTTGGTGGCCGAAATCGCCAATCAGGAGGGCCTTAAGGAAAGCATCGACCTCAACACCCGGATGGCCGCCGAGACAAATTACATGCTCGGCCAGATGTGGCGGCTGAACGCGGCTGCGGGGCTCGCTGCCGGGCAGACGGGAGTCAACTGGGCCGCAGAGCAGGCCAAGGAAAAGAGCTTCTTCGACTATTCGGGGGCCGAATGA
- a CDS encoding type IV secretion system protein yields the protein MAIIADILTQVDAAATAVGATAFDAVAAEIVPVFRVGSVLVLALIGINLMAQAVPMTLRNGLGLMVRIMVASAFLSSWTNFNAVYGVLTNAPSEIGAVVIEAFGAGSGNLYEGLDSLYLQALDVGQAISQNGSYITGALAGLLMFLVAALMATVSIIVISAAKIMIGVLVIFAPIAIACTLFKVTAPLFDRWVNLALGFAFYPMLTSGMAAFTIAIARDLTPASLASVETIGDVLSFVVVMMLGTGLMAMVPTIAQSLASTATGLGSVAASTFRTADSVKGYGRTGIASGIGAGRGAAGLDAGGRRPSDARLNGNTAGQIGRSAVQTALRLASRTPGKS from the coding sequence ATGGCCATCATCGCCGACATTCTGACCCAGGTCGATGCCGCCGCAACAGCGGTTGGCGCTACGGCATTTGATGCTGTGGCAGCCGAGATTGTGCCGGTCTTCCGGGTCGGGTCGGTCCTGGTGTTGGCTCTGATCGGGATCAACCTGATGGCACAAGCCGTGCCGATGACGTTGCGCAACGGGCTCGGCCTCATGGTTCGGATCATGGTTGCTTCGGCATTCCTGTCATCCTGGACGAACTTCAATGCGGTCTATGGCGTCCTGACCAATGCCCCGAGCGAGATCGGGGCGGTCGTCATCGAAGCCTTCGGCGCTGGATCGGGCAACCTCTATGAGGGGCTCGATTCGCTCTACTTGCAGGCCCTCGATGTCGGGCAGGCGATCAGCCAGAACGGCAGCTACATCACTGGAGCCCTCGCGGGCCTCCTGATGTTTCTCGTCGCGGCCCTGATGGCGACCGTGTCGATCATCGTGATCTCGGCAGCGAAGATCATGATCGGCGTCCTCGTCATTTTCGCGCCGATCGCGATAGCCTGCACGCTCTTCAAGGTGACCGCTCCGCTCTTCGATCGATGGGTGAATCTCGCCCTCGGCTTTGCTTTCTACCCGATGCTGACCTCGGGCATGGCGGCCTTCACAATCGCGATCGCCCGCGACCTGACGCCAGCCTCTCTCGCCTCGGTCGAAACCATCGGCGATGTCCTGAGTTTCGTCGTCGTCATGATGCTCGGCACCGGCCTGATGGCCATGGTGCCGACGATCGCGCAGTCGCTCGCGTCGACCGCGACCGGCCTCGGGAGCGTCGCAGCCTCGACCTTCCGCACCGCCGACAGCGTCAAGGGTTACGGCCGCACCGGCATCGCGTCCGGGATCGGCGCGGGCCGAGGAGCGGCTGGCCTTGATGCAGGCGGTCGCCGTCCATCGGATGCGCGCCTGAACGGCAATACCGCCGGACAGATCGGGCGGTCCGCCGTGCAGACAGCGTTGCGGCTCGCGAGCCGAACACCCGGCAAAAGCTGA
- a CDS encoding lytic transglycosylase domain-containing protein, producing MRVRASVLDFGKELPRRGDLNGAKFADEAETDADDVGLVVLASYGTTPKGRGPRGTAEIEDLVLDVGDDYLRHPALKAAGLSGTEWLALFRANIAVESAFNPDARSSVGAIGLGQLMPGTADLLGVDPYDPEDNLHGSARYLLAQLEDFGATDLALAAYNAGPEAVRDYGGIPPYAETEGHVAKVLRLTNATLSSE from the coding sequence TTGCGGGTTCGAGCCAGCGTCCTCGACTTTGGCAAAGAGCTTCCCAGACGCGGCGATTTGAACGGCGCCAAGTTCGCAGATGAAGCCGAGACCGATGCTGATGACGTTGGTCTCGTTGTGCTCGCGTCTTATGGCACGACCCCGAAGGGCAGGGGCCCGCGTGGCACGGCCGAGATCGAGGATCTCGTTCTCGATGTCGGCGACGACTATCTTCGCCATCCTGCGCTGAAGGCGGCCGGGCTTTCCGGGACGGAATGGCTGGCGCTTTTCCGAGCCAACATCGCCGTGGAATCCGCCTTCAATCCGGATGCGCGCTCCTCCGTCGGTGCCATCGGTCTTGGGCAGTTGATGCCAGGAACCGCTGATCTACTCGGCGTCGATCCTTATGACCCGGAAGACAACCTGCACGGCTCTGCCCGCTATCTTCTCGCCCAGCTTGAGGACTTCGGCGCTACCGATCTTGCACTCGCTGCCTACAACGCCGGACCCGAAGCGGTCCGCGACTATGGCGGCATTCCCCCTTATGCCGAAACCGAGGGCCATGTTGCCAAGGTTCTGCGGCTGACCAACGCAACCCTCAGTTCGGAGTAA
- a CDS encoding TrbC/VirB2 family protein: MFRNLLGARLPRLALHTLLLALPFAAIFAEPALAQNLDPLENMLQTVVDALTGPIGRLIAILAVVAAGYMMFTGRLNWPLFLAIFFGVVLVFSAATIIDGFAAP; encoded by the coding sequence ATGTTCCGCAATCTTTTAGGCGCGCGTTTGCCGCGTCTGGCTTTGCACACCCTTTTGCTGGCGCTGCCCTTTGCGGCGATCTTCGCGGAGCCCGCTCTCGCGCAGAACCTCGATCCCCTCGAAAACATGCTGCAGACCGTGGTTGATGCGCTGACCGGCCCGATCGGACGCCTGATCGCAATCCTCGCCGTCGTGGCTGCGGGCTACATGATGTTCACCGGCCGACTGAACTGGCCATTGTTCCTCGCGATCTTCTTCGGCGTGGTCCTCGTCTTCTCGGCCGCGACCATCATCGACGGCTTTGCGGCCCCCTGA
- a CDS encoding ArsR/SmtB family transcription factor: protein MDIDIAASRLAALGNSTRLRLYRLLVRAGETGLSMGQIQEKLGIPGSTLSHHCRALVQVDLIQQERSGTSLVCRTNYSVMRGLIDDLAAECCADASVTSN from the coding sequence ATGGACATCGACATTGCGGCATCTCGCCTCGCCGCTCTTGGAAACTCGACGCGCCTGCGCCTGTATCGCTTGCTTGTGCGTGCGGGCGAGACTGGGCTTTCGATGGGCCAGATTCAAGAAAAGCTGGGCATTCCTGGTTCCACGCTGTCACACCACTGCCGCGCGCTGGTTCAGGTTGATCTGATCCAGCAGGAGCGGTCCGGCACCTCACTGGTCTGCCGGACGAACTACTCTGTTATGCGCGGACTGATCGACGATCTGGCTGCCGAATGCTGTGCCGATGCCTCCGTCACGAGCAATTGA
- a CDS encoding type IV secretion system protein VirB3, whose product MHYAPLFLGLTRPPKIFGLPIGYFVSLMLGSVIPFVGANDWRFLLIGVVGYPVLWFVADRNPNLFETVAVVFSRTPRTRGKSAFAGDRHVS is encoded by the coding sequence ATGCATTACGCGCCCCTCTTTCTCGGCCTTACCAGGCCGCCGAAGATCTTCGGCCTGCCCATCGGCTACTTCGTGAGCCTGATGCTGGGCTCGGTCATCCCGTTCGTGGGCGCAAACGACTGGCGGTTTCTGCTGATCGGTGTCGTTGGCTATCCGGTCTTGTGGTTCGTGGCAGACCGCAATCCGAACCTCTTCGAAACGGTCGCGGTGGTCTTTTCCCGGACCCCGCGCACGCGAGGCAAGTCGGCCTTTGCCGGAGATCGCCATGTCAGCTGA
- a CDS encoding TrbG/VirB9 family P-type conjugative transfer protein: MTRSRFLSGLALACALGFGSVATAEVAPASMGADARVRSVLYNPVDVIRLDTHLRVNTAIELGAGERIDSVLLGDSEAFEVEVLSNRTTVSVKPLIAGAETNMTIYTGRRTISLSISEGRSRNPTYRLVLRYPETGTTRSARSTVAVGSRDIGYAWSGDETLKPVHIWNDGQATYFAFAPGIRPSIFGVDATGREVTLNSGTRGSIVRVSGLRSAYSIRIGTQVLCIERVDGGVTTDPALLAKLQGWEF; this comes from the coding sequence ATGACCCGTTCTCGCTTCCTCTCGGGACTTGCCTTGGCCTGTGCCCTCGGCTTTGGGAGTGTTGCCACCGCAGAAGTCGCCCCCGCGTCGATGGGCGCTGACGCTCGTGTCCGGTCGGTCCTCTACAACCCCGTCGATGTCATCCGGCTCGACACGCATTTGCGTGTGAACACCGCCATCGAACTCGGTGCCGGCGAGCGGATCGACTCGGTCCTTCTTGGCGACAGCGAGGCCTTCGAGGTCGAGGTGCTCTCGAACCGGACCACGGTTTCCGTGAAACCCCTTATTGCCGGGGCCGAGACCAATATGACGATCTATACCGGGCGGCGCACGATCTCGCTGTCGATCAGCGAAGGCCGGTCCCGTAATCCGACCTATCGACTGGTCCTGCGCTATCCGGAGACAGGCACAACCCGCTCAGCTCGAAGCACGGTGGCCGTAGGATCACGCGACATCGGCTATGCCTGGTCTGGCGATGAGACCCTGAAACCCGTCCATATCTGGAACGATGGGCAAGCAACCTACTTCGCCTTCGCCCCCGGCATCCGGCCTTCGATCTTCGGCGTCGATGCGACGGGACGCGAAGTGACGCTGAACTCCGGCACGCGGGGCAGCATCGTCCGCGTCTCGGGCCTGCGCTCCGCCTATTCGATCCGGATCGGCACGCAAGTTCTGTGCATCGAGCGGGTGGATGGCGGCGTGACCACCGACCCAGCCCTGCTCGCCAAGCTTCAGGGTTGGGAGTTCTGA
- a CDS encoding VirB4 family type IV secretion system protein, whose translation MSADLKSLFPATPALRSVLRPEDLAAETLARHLPWLSAPADNLILTRQGDLIASAVVEGQDSFTTEEGDLSLATISLARLVGQLGEGFGFHVSKLTLPDAPQLKPFDGNGCGEAFAAMVDARWQGHLRARTLKRRVLMVSLILRPTALKRAPLIGALFKAAFTGDVGQRIERLNEAMGLLAGACQGLGFRHLSISSGEWLGILGVLLGQPMAKVLPMRGQFLSEPVASSQMTFSGKQVEIETGVGQRFGTIFGVKSYPARTWARMLDALELPYDIVITNSFTPARNNEIEERIKRTARQMRASEDAAETLRQELYEAADNVASGRQVFGKHHLTVMVTAESPEQLEEAASEVWRAGQDCGATLVRESFAARAAWFAQAPGNWAYRPRTALLSAQNFAHLAALHRVTEGRSKVQSPWGETITALPTVTSSLYRFNFHDKGERGAEPSAGHTLVLGRTGSGKTLGTAFLMAQARRVHARILVIDKDRGLEMAVRALGGSYSAIRIGEATGLNPFQTEVDERGAAWLTDWLGDILAGSRPFETAQTVSLNAAVRQIVSADPRLRTFDGLATLVASTDDDGDLVGRVREWGQGGRHGWLFGPGATSQISLSEDVVGIDMSEILDLGTERSALLAYLFRRIERVIEDRRPTLIVIDEAWKMLDDPIFEKRLHDWLVTMRKKNAVVMMLTQTPTHLTRVKVGQIIAESVVTQLLYPNPRANTEDYRILRLNEKEAEFLCTPTGGLRLALLRSAGDSVFVNMDLAALGPALAVIGGGRSGEDRAPYGWRDTPDFWKDMT comes from the coding sequence ATGTCAGCTGATCTCAAATCCCTCTTCCCGGCCACTCCGGCGCTTCGATCTGTCTTGCGGCCTGAGGATCTCGCAGCCGAGACCCTCGCCCGGCACTTGCCCTGGCTCTCCGCACCTGCGGACAATCTGATCCTGACCCGGCAAGGTGATCTGATCGCCTCTGCCGTGGTCGAAGGGCAGGACAGTTTCACGACGGAGGAGGGGGACCTCTCGCTCGCCACCATCTCGCTGGCGCGGCTGGTTGGCCAGTTGGGCGAAGGGTTCGGGTTCCACGTCTCCAAGCTGACCCTGCCGGACGCACCCCAGCTGAAGCCCTTCGATGGAAACGGTTGCGGAGAGGCGTTCGCGGCAATGGTGGATGCCCGCTGGCAAGGACATCTTCGCGCCCGCACGCTGAAGCGCCGGGTGCTGATGGTGTCCCTCATCCTGCGCCCGACCGCGCTGAAACGTGCCCCCCTGATTGGTGCCCTCTTCAAGGCAGCCTTCACAGGCGATGTCGGTCAGCGGATCGAACGCCTGAATGAAGCGATGGGGCTCCTTGCTGGCGCCTGCCAGGGTCTGGGCTTCCGGCACCTGAGCATCTCTTCCGGGGAATGGCTTGGTATCCTTGGCGTCCTTCTTGGGCAGCCGATGGCCAAGGTTCTGCCGATGCGCGGCCAGTTTCTTTCCGAGCCCGTCGCGTCCTCGCAGATGACGTTTTCTGGGAAGCAGGTGGAAATCGAAACCGGCGTGGGGCAGCGCTTCGGGACGATATTCGGTGTGAAGTCCTATCCTGCCCGCACCTGGGCGCGGATGCTCGATGCGTTGGAACTTCCCTACGACATCGTCATAACCAACAGCTTCACACCGGCCCGCAACAACGAGATCGAAGAGCGCATCAAGCGCACGGCACGCCAGATGCGCGCCTCCGAGGATGCCGCTGAAACCCTGCGCCAAGAGCTTTACGAGGCCGCGGACAACGTCGCCTCGGGCCGACAGGTCTTTGGCAAGCACCACCTGACGGTCATGGTCACGGCCGAGAGCCCGGAACAGCTGGAAGAGGCCGCGTCCGAAGTATGGCGGGCCGGACAGGATTGCGGGGCAACTCTGGTGCGTGAGAGCTTCGCGGCTCGCGCGGCCTGGTTTGCCCAAGCCCCGGGCAACTGGGCCTACCGGCCACGCACAGCGCTGCTGTCGGCCCAGAACTTCGCACACCTCGCGGCCCTGCATCGGGTCACGGAAGGTCGATCCAAGGTGCAGTCACCCTGGGGCGAGACGATCACGGCGCTTCCGACGGTGACCTCGAGCCTCTACCGCTTCAATTTCCACGACAAGGGCGAGCGCGGTGCCGAGCCAAGCGCCGGACACACGCTTGTGCTGGGCCGCACGGGGTCGGGCAAGACCCTCGGCACGGCCTTTCTTATGGCACAGGCGCGGCGGGTGCATGCCCGCATCCTCGTCATCGACAAGGACCGTGGCCTCGAGATGGCCGTGCGCGCTCTTGGTGGCAGCTATTCCGCGATCCGCATCGGCGAGGCGACAGGCCTCAATCCGTTCCAGACCGAGGTCGATGAGCGCGGAGCAGCCTGGCTCACCGATTGGCTGGGTGACATCCTCGCAGGTTCGCGGCCCTTCGAGACGGCCCAAACCGTGAGTCTCAACGCCGCTGTCCGTCAGATCGTTTCGGCCGATCCGCGGCTCCGGACCTTCGATGGCCTCGCAACTCTCGTCGCCTCGACTGACGATGATGGCGATCTGGTGGGCCGGGTCCGGGAATGGGGGCAGGGGGGGCGGCATGGCTGGCTCTTTGGGCCCGGCGCCACATCCCAGATCAGCCTTTCCGAAGATGTGGTCGGCATCGACATGTCCGAGATCCTTGATCTCGGGACCGAACGCTCGGCGCTGCTGGCCTATCTCTTCCGCCGCATCGAGCGGGTGATCGAGGATCGCCGTCCGACCCTCATCGTCATCGATGAGGCCTGGAAGATGCTCGACGATCCGATCTTCGAGAAGCGCCTGCACGACTGGCTGGTCACCATGCGGAAGAAGAATGCCGTGGTGATGATGCTGACCCAGACGCCAACGCATCTGACCCGGGTCAAGGTCGGGCAGATCATCGCCGAAAGCGTGGTGACGCAACTGCTCTATCCGAACCCGCGCGCCAACACCGAGGATTACCGGATCCTACGGCTGAACGAGAAAGAGGCTGAGTTCCTCTGCACGCCAACGGGTGGTTTACGCCTCGCCCTCCTGCGCTCGGCCGGGGACTCGGTCTTCGTGAACATGGACCTCGCCGCCCTCGGACCCGCGCTCGCCGTTATCGGCGGCGGCCGATCCGGCGAAGACCGCGCCCCCTATGGCTGGCGCGATACCCCCGATTTCTGGAAGGACATGACGTGA
- a CDS encoding lytic transglycosylase domain-containing protein: MRRAPLLLGLLLGTAVPMGLLAQGVPIIDGSRLSNFISRLAEQAEDALKQGEKLSTRSELSEIEDDQLAAYERFLADTTGVTHLSGFETGTGSFPPADEVYPLEETSLESQRLFGEGETVEGMIIATAARYQTHPGVVKVGLTPTTWRILFQSLVKQESGFSNAAISPVGAMGFCQLMPGTAADLGVDPTDPLQNLDGGARYLATQLNSFGRIDFALAAYNAGPGNVQKHGGIPPFEETQNYVRRISGYYDAYLSVITGADVTGTLAGVEGASAEWGNMSSAFIGYSGQQSAQIEAAMARIKGFLEEAKPQTPKEAVDQNTYMLAERARLMALTLRLRAGAVKVEAAHGLSDAAQALQYTTFWEYSDAP, translated from the coding sequence ATGCGTCGCGCACCCCTCCTTCTCGGCCTTCTCCTCGGCACTGCGGTGCCCATGGGCCTTCTGGCCCAAGGCGTGCCGATCATCGACGGCTCGCGGCTCTCGAACTTCATCTCGCGACTTGCCGAACAGGCTGAAGACGCCTTGAAGCAGGGTGAGAAACTCAGCACACGCTCCGAGCTCAGCGAGATCGAAGACGACCAGCTGGCGGCCTATGAGCGTTTCCTCGCGGATACGACCGGCGTGACCCACCTCAGCGGCTTCGAGACGGGGACGGGCTCCTTTCCACCTGCCGATGAAGTCTATCCTCTTGAGGAGACCAGCCTCGAAAGCCAGCGGCTCTTTGGAGAAGGTGAGACGGTCGAGGGGATGATCATCGCGACGGCGGCGCGCTATCAGACGCATCCCGGTGTCGTGAAGGTCGGGCTCACGCCCACGACCTGGCGCATTCTTTTCCAGTCGTTGGTGAAGCAGGAAAGTGGGTTTTCCAACGCGGCGATCAGCCCGGTTGGAGCCATGGGGTTCTGCCAGTTGATGCCCGGCACCGCCGCCGATCTCGGCGTCGATCCGACCGACCCGCTGCAGAACCTCGATGGTGGCGCACGCTATCTTGCGACCCAGCTCAACAGCTTCGGCCGGATCGACTTCGCCCTCGCGGCCTATAACGCAGGGCCCGGCAACGTCCAGAAACACGGTGGCATTCCCCCCTTCGAGGAAACCCAGAACTACGTCCGCCGGATCTCAGGCTACTACGACGCCTATCTCTCGGTGATCACCGGGGCGGACGTGACGGGCACGCTGGCGGGGGTGGAGGGTGCAAGTGCCGAATGGGGCAACATGTCCTCAGCCTTCATCGGCTACTCCGGCCAGCAGTCGGCGCAGATCGAAGCGGCTATGGCCCGGATCAAGGGGTTCCTTGAAGAGGCCAAGCCCCAGACCCCGAAAGAAGCGGTCGACCAGAACACCTACATGCTCGCCGAACGCGCGCGCCTCATGGCCCTGACGCTGCGGCTGCGCGCGGGTGCCGTCAAGGTTGAGGCGGCCCATGGGCTCTCGGATGCCGCGCAAGCCCTGCAATACACGACATTCTGGGAGTATTCGGATGCACCGTAA
- a CDS encoding NAD(P)-binding domain-containing protein, which translates to MTKTVAILGAGPVGLAAAAHVLERGMLPLVLEQGDTVGHAVRAWDHVPMFSNWRYNIDAAAVRRLEAAGWKRPVPEVHPTGADLLTDYLEPLGRSLSSWLRLGRRVVAVSRDGIDKVKDAGREQTPFVIETEGTSGPELLRADAVIDATGTWFQPNPGGAGRPVSGETGNARISYGMPDVAGQDRSRFAGKQVAVLGGGHSAIGTLIALSDLPATQVIWLCRAPTITRALGGGAADQLAARGALGTELARLVKEGRIKLESGFRLASVEGATAMKATATDGRQIEVEELVIATGFRPDLSILRELRVSLDAGLECPPVLAPLIDPNQHSCGTVRPHGAMELAHPEPEFYIAGMKSYGRAPTFLLATGHEQVRSIVAALAGDHVAAARVELDLPETGVCNGPGPKSLQAVAASCCGGPATKRANACCAQDEVAKENGATGCACETKVELTKVAACC; encoded by the coding sequence ATGACAAAGACAGTTGCGATCCTTGGGGCGGGGCCGGTCGGGCTTGCCGCCGCCGCGCATGTTCTGGAGCGCGGTATGCTCCCCTTGGTTCTCGAGCAAGGCGATACCGTCGGTCACGCTGTCCGGGCCTGGGACCACGTGCCGATGTTTTCAAACTGGCGCTACAACATTGATGCGGCCGCAGTACGCAGACTGGAAGCGGCGGGCTGGAAACGACCGGTCCCGGAGGTACATCCGACCGGGGCTGATCTCTTGACAGACTACTTGGAACCGCTCGGTCGGTCACTTTCGTCGTGGCTGCGCCTTGGTCGCCGTGTCGTGGCGGTCTCGCGCGATGGGATCGACAAGGTCAAGGATGCGGGCCGTGAGCAAACGCCTTTCGTGATCGAAACCGAAGGGACGTCCGGCCCGGAATTGCTTCGCGCGGATGCCGTGATCGACGCGACCGGGACATGGTTCCAGCCGAACCCGGGCGGTGCGGGTCGCCCTGTGTCGGGCGAAACCGGCAACGCGCGGATCAGCTATGGAATGCCTGACGTGGCCGGGCAGGACAGGTCGCGCTTTGCTGGTAAGCAGGTTGCGGTGCTTGGCGGCGGGCACTCGGCCATTGGAACGCTGATCGCCCTGTCTGATCTGCCAGCTACGCAAGTGATCTGGCTTTGCCGCGCACCTACGATCACGCGGGCCTTGGGCGGCGGAGCGGCTGACCAGCTGGCCGCGCGGGGTGCCCTTGGGACGGAGCTTGCGCGGCTGGTAAAGGAAGGCCGCATCAAGCTGGAAAGCGGTTTCCGCCTTGCGTCCGTCGAAGGAGCCACCGCGATGAAAGCGACCGCGACGGATGGCCGGCAGATTGAGGTTGAAGAATTGGTGATTGCGACAGGCTTTCGGCCTGATCTCTCCATCCTTCGAGAGCTTCGGGTGTCTCTTGATGCAGGCTTGGAATGCCCGCCGGTTCTCGCCCCTCTGATTGACCCGAACCAACATTCCTGCGGCACGGTGCGGCCTCATGGGGCAATGGAACTCGCACATCCCGAACCCGAATTCTACATCGCGGGGATGAAGTCCTATGGCCGGGCGCCGACTTTCCTTTTGGCCACGGGGCATGAGCAGGTGCGTTCGATCGTTGCAGCCCTTGCCGGAGATCATGTTGCGGCAGCCCGGGTGGAACTTGACTTGCCGGAGACTGGCGTCTGCAATGGCCCAGGTCCTAAATCATTGCAGGCCGTGGCTGCAAGCTGCTGCGGAGGGCCGGCCACGAAGCGTGCTAATGCATGCTGCGCTCAGGATGAGGTGGCCAAGGAAAATGGCGCAACGGGTTGCGCTTGCGAGACCAAAGTTGAGCTGACAAAGGTCGCCGCATGCTGTTGA